Proteins encoded in a region of the Patescibacteria group bacterium genome:
- the msrA gene encoding peptide-methionine (S)-S-oxide reductase MsrA, producing MKEKQLEKADFAAGCFWGVQADFDKLKGVKETTVGYEGGDFKNPTYEDVSSGKTGQAETIQIKYDPTEISYQDLLNAFWKMHNPTTLNRQGLNVGTNYRSVIFYHNEEQKILATKAIADLEHAGTYKKIVTEVVPAKEFWPAEEYHQKYYLKHKHLVC from the coding sequence ATGAAGGAAAAACAATTAGAAAAAGCAGATTTTGCCGCAGGTTGCTTTTGGGGAGTACAGGCTGATTTTGATAAACTAAAGGGCGTAAAAGAAACAACCGTTGGTTATGAAGGCGGAGATTTTAAAAACCCGACCTATGAAGATGTTTCTTCAGGCAAAACAGGCCAGGCTGAAACAATTCAGATTAAATATGATCCCACAGAAATATCATATCAGGATCTGCTTAATGCTTTTTGGAAAATGCATAATCCCACGACTTTAAACCGCCAGGGCCTAAATGTGGGCACAAATTACAGGTCAGTGATTTTTTATCATAATGAAGAACAAAAAATATTGGCAACTAAAGCTATTGCAGATTTGGAACACGCTGGCACATATAAAAAAATTGTAACTGAAGTTGTCCCAGCCAAAGAATTTTGGCCAGCTGAAGAATATCACCAGAAATATTATTTAAAACATAAACATCTGGTTTGTTAA
- a CDS encoding GNAT family protein, with the protein MVIKTKQFTIRPFKMSDAKDIVKNINNKKVSQYLSTVPYPYGIKDAKTYLNKVITQYKVKEPATYACGIEINGEICGSIGLHRIKIGHKAELGYWLAEKHWGKGIMSKAVSLFVAQGFKKFKLIRIYAYVFAQNKGSKIVLENNGFKLEGYLKKHVKSNNKIYDAYLFAKVK; encoded by the coding sequence ATGGTAATTAAAACAAAACAATTTACAATTAGGCCGTTTAAAATGTCTGATGCTAAAGATATTGTCAAAAATATTAATAATAAAAAAGTGTCGCAATATCTTTCAACAGTGCCATATCCTTATGGGATTAAAGATGCAAAAACATATTTAAATAAAGTAATTACTCAATATAAAGTAAAGGAGCCTGCTACTTATGCTTGCGGGATTGAAATAAATGGTGAGATTTGCGGAAGCATAGGCTTGCATCGCATTAAAATCGGTCATAAAGCAGAGCTGGGTTATTGGCTGGCAGAAAAACACTGGGGCAAAGGCATTATGAGCAAAGCCGTGAGCTTATTTGTTGCCCAGGGTTTTAAAAAGTTTAAGCTGATCAGGATTTATGCCTATGTCTTTGCCCAAAATAAAGGTTCAAAAATCGTCCTGGAAAATAATGGATTTAAGTTAGAAGGCTATTTAAAGAAACACGTTAAAAGCAATAATAAAATTTACGATGCTTATCTATTTGCTAAAGTAAAATAA
- a CDS encoding TspO/MBR family protein: MAKINWFRLIFSFLICQAAGGIGAIFTMPGISTWYATLQKPAFNPPNWIFGPVWTMLFVLMGIALYLVWNKSKEKEGKNKAIIFFCIQLVLNIGWSFCFFYLQSPLAGLIEIFVLWIFILLTIVYFYKISKIASYLLIPYILWVSFAVVLNYFLFILNKI, translated from the coding sequence ATGGCCAAAATTAATTGGTTTAGATTAATTTTTTCATTTCTAATCTGCCAGGCGGCTGGGGGGATTGGCGCGATTTTTACCATGCCGGGCATCAGTACCTGGTATGCGACTTTGCAAAAGCCGGCCTTTAATCCGCCTAATTGGATTTTCGGGCCTGTCTGGACAATGCTTTTTGTTTTAATGGGCATTGCCTTATATTTAGTTTGGAATAAGAGCAAGGAAAAAGAGGGGAAAAATAAGGCGATCATATTTTTTTGTATTCAGCTGGTTTTGAATATTGGCTGGTCTTTTTGTTTTTTCTATTTGCAAAGTCCCTTAGCAGGCTTAATTGAAATTTTTGTACTGTGGATTTTTATTTTACTGACCATTGTTTATTTTTATAAAATTTCCAAAATTGCATCATATTTATTAATCCCATATATTCTGTGGGTTTCTTTTGCAGTAGTTTTGAATTATTTTCTTTTTATTTTAAACAAGATTTAA
- a CDS encoding DEAD/DEAH box helicase: MIKISSELLIEEEAENLAEKIATINGGVDLTKDEDLEAYANKYQERLKQIIESQPLPIKEKFGELVNRLSNAFKLDKAFLLQGETGSGKSVYSPLAILEALKILNLPEKVVVMQPRRDACRNVARAIAALTDSNLGGEVGFSTSEEKKFNDQTKIRVVTPGIFNQYLANGELTKDKVGAVLIDEMHEASSEYHLAIGLLKLLQQAHHAPQIMLTSATINKEQILNFFQIDSHEYLNVSGRSFPVNRHYSEQVNYEKDTDYFFEINNIAKKICSSGESGDILVFLPGLYEINEMADDLSKLPEVEVLKLHSTLSPAERDNVIMGKNGKKGPRRIILSTNIAETSVTVPGIKFVIDSGRQRSVSYNPNLGINDFVTEYISKDQVAQRAGRAGRLEPGEYFSVLSEDDYDQLAEHPKAAIHKENLAHFVLVLKSMGISPEEFPFIDPPAKDKLKAAEDELQILGVFDEQGKISAIGKEMMELSLSFEPRMARMIIEARKLGCLNETLIMAAFDRERSLFTLPSQEDEKKYGSRKMANVHYQEMRAKFNSGGSDYFRSLNVFKEALEKGLLEAHHWDKSQEGQAIYEDFISWCDDYRISAKALKRIAFDVKKYLKYLGQNEPNLENILKTKPRLFDESVKTLDLDENSLSKVLLSGFPDRLMHQVSFRPPTFASLGNKELDRIFISPGSAAFSSSGLDFSLGSITYNERSEKNYAANIHPLNIKALYEARPELFADRKPPRLLFDPRTGGVSQIKFLSLKDKPEIIAGEIELPTNGPEAEEIIKHFPRQIKLDSVECQVHYFFEIFGSEELTAKVIVPPGNIFGIKEFSLPELGTKDQKVSVRFASSEDSPAIFFSLDSLKYKVEEDLLHEKWKKWDNENNKGKNIFINNEDSLPEVEQLGFKPKVYAMDQQGNEHYAYPAVVLAGLDLLQPKQNLKVTYFQTEEQAQSAQSRALAQWQEFGFNLGRIKKSKELATKYKSSFDLVRDINEKLEKMEMKETSDLGQEAKYLEQELLNDTMRNSEKSIESTTVLLKRLKHAIEVKENDNKLKGKYAAEWQDILGQYQKMQAEHSSVPFYNSQWRKLIEKIDLVVSGDYDFEQSLKKAIELEAESAKPELIQFLPAEFISGFKGRKEALEKMLAEVKAFRTGPKKEKPKAKELTPEQMEQELKEEMEFYDIILQEQLRDKNYLTAGINLEKRQKNLGILKDQRKELNSIRNDLGKITLNSSKSKFGAIRRSIDKAVSELAKQTNYNPKWPAVYTAITDEYVPQLEEFLGQKFEASDLKRNFEKLVAVAKNPYLSANDIKKQVEDILTS; the protein is encoded by the coding sequence ATGATAAAAATTTCTTCGGAACTTTTAATTGAAGAAGAAGCTGAAAATCTGGCTGAAAAAATAGCTACTATTAATGGCGGAGTTGATTTGACTAAAGATGAAGATTTGGAAGCATATGCCAATAAATATCAGGAGAGACTAAAGCAAATTATTGAATCTCAGCCTTTGCCAATCAAGGAGAAATTTGGGGAATTGGTTAACCGCTTGAGTAATGCCTTTAAATTGGACAAGGCTTTTTTGCTGCAAGGTGAAACAGGCTCGGGCAAATCCGTTTATTCACCCTTGGCAATTCTGGAAGCTTTAAAAATTTTGAATCTGCCAGAGAAAGTTGTGGTCATGCAGCCAAGGCGCGATGCCTGCCGCAATGTGGCCAGAGCCATAGCCGCCTTGACTGATTCAAACTTGGGCGGGGAAGTCGGTTTTTCTACTTCTGAAGAAAAAAAGTTTAATGACCAGACAAAAATCAGGGTGGTGACGCCCGGTATTTTTAACCAATATCTGGCCAACGGAGAATTGACCAAAGATAAAGTGGGCGCTGTTTTAATTGATGAAATGCACGAAGCCAGCAGCGAGTATCATTTGGCTATTGGCTTGCTGAAATTATTACAACAGGCGCATCATGCGCCACAAATCATGCTGACTAGTGCAACTATCAATAAGGAGCAGATACTGAATTTTTTTCAGATTGATAGCCATGAATATTTAAATGTCAGTGGCCGTTCTTTCCCGGTCAACCGTCATTATTCTGAGCAGGTTAATTATGAAAAAGATACTGATTATTTTTTTGAGATAAATAACATAGCAAAAAAGATATGTTCATCGGGTGAAAGCGGGGATATCCTGGTTTTTTTGCCGGGTCTTTATGAAATTAATGAAATGGCCGATGACTTGAGCAAATTGCCAGAGGTTGAAGTGTTAAAATTGCACAGCACGCTTAGTCCGGCTGAAAGAGATAATGTGATTATGGGTAAAAATGGCAAAAAAGGCCCTCGCCGCATAATTTTAAGCACTAATATAGCCGAAACATCTGTGACTGTGCCCGGCATAAAATTTGTCATTGATTCTGGCCGGCAAAGGTCTGTAAGTTATAATCCAAATTTGGGCATAAACGATTTTGTGACTGAATATATTTCCAAGGACCAAGTCGCCCAAAGAGCCGGCAGAGCCGGACGGCTTGAGCCAGGTGAATATTTTTCGGTTTTAAGTGAAGATGACTATGATCAATTGGCAGAGCATCCAAAAGCCGCGATTCATAAAGAAAACCTGGCGCATTTTGTGCTGGTGCTTAAATCAATGGGTATTAGTCCTGAAGAATTTCCTTTTATAGATCCACCAGCCAAAGATAAGCTTAAAGCGGCTGAAGATGAGCTGCAGATTTTGGGAGTTTTTGACGAGCAGGGGAAAATAAGCGCTATTGGCAAAGAAATGATGGAATTATCTCTGTCTTTTGAACCCAGAATGGCCAGGATGATAATTGAAGCCAGGAAATTAGGTTGTTTGAACGAGACTTTAATCATGGCGGCTTTTGACAGAGAGCGTTCATTATTCACTTTGCCCAGCCAGGAGGATGAGAAAAAATATGGCAGCCGTAAAATGGCCAATGTGCATTATCAGGAAATGCGTGCAAAATTTAACAGTGGCGGTTCTGATTATTTCCGTTCGTTAAATGTTTTTAAAGAGGCTTTGGAAAAAGGCTTGCTTGAAGCACACCACTGGGATAAATCTCAAGAAGGCCAGGCAATTTATGAAGATTTTATAAGTTGGTGCGATGATTACAGAATTTCAGCCAAAGCTTTAAAACGCATTGCCTTTGATGTAAAAAAATATCTTAAATATTTGGGACAAAACGAACCAAACCTAGAGAATATTTTAAAAACCAAGCCAAGACTTTTTGACGAGTCAGTAAAAACATTGGATCTTGATGAAAATAGCCTTTCCAAAGTTTTATTGTCAGGGTTTCCAGACAGGCTAATGCATCAAGTCAGTTTCAGGCCGCCGACTTTTGCCAGCCTGGGGAATAAAGAATTGGACAGGATTTTTATTTCGCCCGGGTCTGCAGCCTTTTCAAGTTCTGGTTTGGATTTTAGCTTGGGCTCTATTACGTACAATGAACGCTCTGAAAAAAATTATGCTGCCAATATCCATCCCTTGAATATTAAAGCGCTTTATGAAGCCAGGCCGGAATTATTTGCGGACAGGAAGCCGCCTAGGTTACTTTTTGACCCCAGAACAGGAGGCGTGTCGCAAATTAAATTTTTAAGCCTTAAAGATAAGCCGGAAATTATTGCGGGTGAAATTGAATTGCCCACAAACGGTCCTGAGGCAGAAGAAATTATTAAACATTTTCCCAGGCAGATAAAATTGGATTCGGTTGAATGCCAGGTGCATTATTTTTTTGAAATATTCGGATCAGAAGAATTAACTGCCAAAGTTATCGTGCCGCCTGGTAATATTTTTGGGATAAAAGAATTTTCTTTGCCCGAGCTGGGTACAAAAGACCAGAAAGTTTCCGTCAGATTTGCTTCAAGTGAAGATAGCCCGGCAATATTTTTTAGTCTGGACTCTCTGAAATATAAAGTTGAAGAAGATTTGCTCCATGAAAAATGGAAAAAATGGGACAATGAAAATAATAAGGGAAAAAATATTTTTATAAATAATGAGGACAGCCTGCCTGAAGTTGAGCAATTAGGCTTCAAACCAAAAGTCTATGCCATGGATCAGCAGGGAAATGAGCATTATGCCTATCCTGCAGTAGTTTTGGCAGGCTTGGATTTATTACAGCCCAAGCAAAATTTGAAAGTAACATATTTTCAGACTGAAGAACAAGCACAAAGCGCGCAAAGCCGGGCTTTGGCTCAATGGCAGGAATTTGGCTTTAACCTGGGGAGGATCAAAAAGAGCAAAGAACTGGCCACCAAATACAAATCAAGTTTTGATTTGGTTAGGGATATTAATGAAAAATTAGAAAAAATGGAAATGAAAGAGACTTCTGATTTAGGACAAGAGGCAAAGTACTTGGAGCAAGAGCTGCTTAATGATACTATGAGAAATTCAGAAAAAAGCATTGAAAGTACGACTGTTTTATTAAAGAGATTAAAACATGCAATTGAGGTCAAAGAAAATGACAATAAATTGAAGGGAAAATACGCCGCTGAGTGGCAGGATATTCTCGGCCAATATCAAAAAATGCAAGCTGAACATTCCTCTGTTCCATTTTATAATTCCCAATGGCGCAAGCTCATAGAAAAAATTGATCTTGTAGTGAGTGGCGATTATGATTTTGAACAGAGCCTAAAAAAAGCCATTGAGCTGGAAGCTGAATCAGCCAAGCCGGAATTGATCCAATTTTTACCTGCGGAATTTATAAGCGGCTTTAAAGGCAGAAAAGAGGCTTTGGAAAAGATGCTGGCCGAAGTTAAGGCTTTTAGAACAGGCCCGAAAAAAGAAAAACCAAAAGCTAAAGAGTTGACACCCGAACAAATGGAGCAGGAATTGAAGGAGGAAATGGAATTTTATGACATTATTTTACAGGAGCAGCTGCGCGATAAAAATTACTTGACAGCCGGAATTAATCTGGAAAAGCGCCAGAAAAATTTAGGCATTCTAAAGGATCAACGCAAAGAATTAAATTCCATCAGAAATGATTTAGGCAAAATTACGCTCAACAGCTCAAAGAGCAAATTTGGCGCAATCAGGCGTTCTATTGATAAAGCTGTTTCCGAATTAGCCAAGCAAACGAATTATAATCCAAAATGGCCGGCAGTTTATACCGCTATTACCGATGAATACGTCCCTCAGCTGGAAGAATTTTTAGGCCAGAAATTTGAAGCCTCGGACTTAAAACGTAATTTTGAGAAGCTGGTTGCTGTAGCTAAAAATCCATATTTATCTGCAAATGATATTAAAAAACAAGTTGAAGATATTTTAACTTCTTAA
- a CDS encoding polysaccharide deacetylase family protein, giving the protein MNGKSRKIILDIAIVILIIALVVIADIVISKFRSNPAEEKIAKNGQSAATDSLALLPIAANEKVFLPILNFHHIDKAPANLSAVDKSFYIEPAKFEDILNKLIAADYRPVFTSEIVNGLKDLKIPDEKIIAITFDDGNEDFYTQAWPILQKLKIISNIYIMTGVKGKSWLTPEQIIELDKSGLVEIGSHTVYHQKLTKITSTEALKELINSKKSLEDLLGKEINIICYPFGLYNQQIEDLAQKAGYEAGLTFDQDAWQNPDNLFELKRISVYPGLDVMKFLEKLRDNK; this is encoded by the coding sequence ATGAACGGCAAAAGTCGTAAGATTATTTTGGATATTGCAATCGTTATTTTGATAATTGCGCTGGTTGTGATTGCTGATATTGTTATTAGCAAATTTCGTTCAAATCCGGCTGAAGAAAAGATTGCTAAAAATGGCCAGTCAGCGGCAACTGATAGTTTGGCCTTGCTGCCCATTGCTGCCAATGAAAAAGTTTTTCTTCCGATTCTAAATTTTCACCACATTGACAAAGCACCTGCTAATTTAAGCGCGGTTGATAAAAGTTTTTACATTGAACCAGCAAAATTTGAAGACATTTTAAATAAGCTGATTGCCGCTGATTACAGGCCGGTATTTACCAGTGAAATTGTTAATGGCCTAAAAGATCTGAAAATTCCCGATGAAAAAATCATAGCCATTACCTTTGATGACGGCAATGAGGATTTTTACACTCAGGCCTGGCCGATTTTGCAAAAATTAAAAATTATATCCAATATCTATATTATGACCGGGGTTAAAGGCAAAAGCTGGCTTACGCCAGAGCAGATTATTGAACTGGATAAAAGCGGCCTGGTGGAAATTGGTTCGCACACAGTTTATCATCAGAAATTAACAAAAATTACCTCAACCGAAGCTCTTAAAGAATTAATAAACAGTAAAAAATCTCTGGAAGATTTGTTGGGCAAGGAAATAAATATTATTTGTTATCCTTTTGGTTTGTATAATCAACAGATTGAAGATCTGGCTCAAAAAGCCGGCTATGAAGCTGGTCTGACCTTTGATCAAGACGCCTGGCAAAATCCCGACAATTTATTTGAGCTCAAAAGAATCAGCGTTTATCCGGGTTTGGATGTGATGAAATTTTTGGAAAAATTAAGGGATAACAAATAA
- a CDS encoding DUF3800 domain-containing protein: MAYIFLDESGDLGFSSRSSQWFILTIVLTNKHRKIEKCVKKVHKGLKKKYKKIKELHAYHSDATTKKRILKLLSDADDLKVLCIILNKKKVYTDLINQKSFLYNYTANILLERLHNRNLIKTNERINIFIDQRETNKFLKKNFEDYLRSNLVKRGNNDFDIKIKPSHTEKCLQAVDFISWAIFRKYEQGEYEYYEIIKNKIIEENLLFP; the protein is encoded by the coding sequence ATGGCCTATATATTTTTAGACGAAAGCGGTGATTTAGGGTTTAGTAGCCGTTCTAGCCAATGGTTTATTTTAACCATTGTTTTAACCAATAAGCATAGAAAAATTGAGAAATGCGTCAAGAAAGTACATAAGGGATTAAAAAAGAAGTATAAGAAAATCAAAGAACTTCATGCTTATCATTCTGATGCAACAACTAAAAAGAGGATATTAAAATTGCTTTCAGACGCAGACGATTTAAAAGTATTATGTATTATTTTAAATAAAAAGAAAGTCTACACGGACCTAATAAATCAAAAAAGTTTTCTTTACAATTATACTGCCAATATTTTATTGGAGAGACTGCATAACAGGAATTTAATTAAAACAAATGAAAGAATCAATATTTTTATTGACCAGAGAGAAACAAATAAATTTTTAAAGAAAAATTTCGAGGACTATTTGAGGAGTAATTTAGTTAAAAGAGGGAATAATGATTTTGATATAAAAATCAAACCTTCGCACACGGAAAAATGCCTTCAGGCCGTTGATTTTATATCTTGGGCAATATTCAGGAAATATGAGCAGGGTGAATACGAATATTATGAAATTATAAAGAATAAAATTATTGAAGAAAACTTGCTTTTTCCATAA
- a CDS encoding NAD(P)/FAD-dependent oxidoreductase, with translation MKYDVSIIGGGPAGLMAAARAAELGAKVILVEKNPGLGVKLLLTGGGRSNLTNNITDPRVFAARLGKNGKFLLAALYKFGVTETLDFFHSRGLLTKVENNNRVFPVSNKAADVLAVFLKELQKYQVVISAKSQVKKIVSQNNKIVKIVLASGREILANNFILATGGKSYPQTGSSGDGYKWLVQLHHTIISPQPCLAPLLVEAAFIKDLEGLSIIGAKLNLYFGAKKIASTSGDIIFTSSGLSGPAALDLSRLIAPEAIKDLYVEVDFLPQLESSFLDKKLQQALACGTKQIKNCLDGLVAPKFKPVLFKLSQIDPAKKSSLISRQERLALVKLLKNFKLKIKALAGFERAMITSGGAVLTEIDPRTMRSEIISNLFICGEILDLAGPTGGFNLQICWSSGYLAGESAATGIIIKSQRTKLK, from the coding sequence ATGAAATATGATGTCTCAATTATTGGCGGGGGTCCAGCCGGATTAATGGCCGCGGCGCGAGCAGCCGAGCTTGGCGCTAAGGTTATTTTAGTGGAAAAAAATCCTGGGCTCGGAGTTAAGCTTCTTTTAACCGGCGGCGGCCGTTCAAATTTGACCAATAATATCACAGATCCGCGGGTTTTTGCGGCACGCCTTGGCAAAAATGGTAAATTTCTACTGGCTGCTTTATATAAATTTGGCGTTACAGAAACTTTGGATTTTTTTCACAGTCGCGGTTTATTGACAAAAGTGGAGAATAACAACAGGGTTTTTCCGGTTAGTAATAAAGCCGCTGATGTGTTAGCTGTTTTTTTAAAAGAATTGCAGAAATATCAGGTGGTAATCAGCGCTAAAAGCCAAGTTAAAAAAATTGTCAGCCAAAATAATAAAATTGTTAAAATCGTTTTGGCTAGTGGCCGGGAAATCCTGGCTAATAATTTTATTCTGGCGACCGGCGGTAAATCATATCCGCAAACCGGTTCCAGCGGCGATGGCTATAAATGGCTTGTGCAATTGCACCATACCATAATTTCTCCTCAGCCTTGCCTAGCGCCGCTTTTAGTTGAAGCTGCTTTTATTAAAGACCTGGAAGGCTTAAGTATTATTGGAGCGAAGCTAAATCTTTATTTTGGGGCAAAAAAGATTGCCAGCACAAGCGGCGATATTATTTTTACCTCAAGTGGTTTAAGCGGTCCGGCGGCTTTAGATTTGAGCCGTTTGATTGCTCCCGAAGCAATCAAGGATTTATATGTGGAGGTTGATTTTTTACCGCAGCTGGAATCATCTTTTTTGGACAAAAAATTACAGCAAGCTTTGGCCTGCGGAACTAAGCAGATTAAAAATTGTCTTGATGGCTTGGTCGCGCCAAAATTTAAGCCGGTTTTATTTAAACTGAGCCAAATAGATCCAGCCAAAAAATCCAGCCTTATCAGCCGTCAGGAAAGATTAGCCCTGGTAAAATTATTGAAAAATTTTAAACTTAAAATAAAAGCTCTGGCTGGTTTTGAGCGCGCCATGATTACCAGCGGCGGAGCGGTTTTAACTGAAATTGATCCCAGGACAATGCGTTCTGAAATAATAAGTAATTTATTTATTTGTGGTGAGATTCTGGATCTGGCTGGCCCGACCGGCGGTTTTAATCTGCAAATTTGCTGGTCAAGCGGCTATTTGGCGGGTGAGTCAGCAGCAACCGGTATAATAATAAAAAGCCAAAGAACAAAGCTCAAATAA
- a CDS encoding deoxyhypusine synthase family protein, whose product MAKAKKRHPCKNGIGTKKSKLMGRSIQVTPVTDISTPEQLILECMPAFGGAYVRRIYSILDKAIGRGVPLIISVSGPLTASNQHRAWFIPLLETGWVAYITTTDAVCYHDGHDLLQAFAERPLYEVPIEGADEKLREEGVIRITDIGFSEKILYDQDKFITAMLCQPEFQRKMTGTEFRYLLGKYYAAQEQAFKIKPGLISTCYRNAIPVFVGAPGDGSNFLNSVKLWALRKLKEINYKFDIDIHEEVFESCAYHYWGLKQSATKQLAILILGGGVPKNFSLQPEPTLSQIFMLPNINGYDYDVQIVGAPVTDGSLTSCKGQEAHTWGKVSKEALESTVESFQTDYSTVMPLIAWALLDKRQRFLKMQKQLGEEKLYKRHPEARGYIRADGQLRLFGQRKKLMANLLKEIGKPASLKRLEKTMRFTLQLPKTKKT is encoded by the coding sequence ATGGCGAAAGCTAAAAAAAGACATCCCTGCAAAAATGGGATTGGTACTAAAAAATCAAAGCTCATGGGGAGATCTATTCAAGTAACACCAGTCACAGACATCAGCACGCCAGAACAGCTTATTTTAGAGTGCATGCCAGCTTTTGGCGGCGCTTATGTCAGGCGCATCTATTCTATTTTGGACAAGGCCATTGGCCGCGGCGTTCCCCTGATTATTTCAGTCTCTGGTCCGCTCACAGCCTCTAACCAGCACCGAGCCTGGTTCATCCCTCTTCTGGAAACCGGCTGGGTGGCCTATATCACGACAACTGATGCTGTCTGCTATCATGACGGTCATGATTTGCTCCAGGCCTTTGCCGAGCGCCCGCTTTACGAGGTTCCCATTGAAGGAGCTGATGAAAAATTACGCGAAGAGGGAGTAATTCGGATTACTGACATCGGCTTTTCAGAAAAAATCCTCTACGATCAAGACAAGTTTATCACTGCCATGCTATGTCAGCCCGAATTCCAACGCAAAATGACAGGCACAGAATTTCGCTATCTGCTTGGCAAATACTATGCAGCGCAAGAACAAGCATTCAAGATAAAACCCGGCCTAATTTCAACCTGTTATCGCAATGCAATTCCTGTCTTTGTTGGCGCACCTGGCGATGGCTCAAACTTTCTAAACTCAGTAAAACTGTGGGCTCTTCGTAAGCTCAAAGAAATAAACTACAAATTTGATATTGACATCCATGAGGAAGTTTTTGAGAGCTGCGCCTACCATTATTGGGGTCTGAAACAATCAGCAACCAAGCAATTGGCCATCCTGATTTTGGGCGGCGGCGTACCGAAAAATTTTTCCCTCCAGCCAGAGCCGACTCTTTCGCAGATCTTCATGCTTCCCAATATCAATGGCTATGATTATGACGTGCAAATTGTCGGCGCGCCAGTCACTGACGGCTCTCTTACCTCCTGCAAAGGCCAAGAAGCCCACACCTGGGGCAAGGTTTCCAAAGAAGCGCTAGAGTCCACAGTGGAAAGTTTCCAGACAGATTATTCCACGGTAATGCCATTGATTGCCTGGGCGCTCTTGGATAAAAGGCAACGTTTCTTGAAAATGCAAAAACAGCTGGGAGAAGAAAAGCTGTATAAACGCCATCCGGAAGCGCGCGGTTATATTCGGGCAGACGGACAATTAAGGCTTTTTGGCCAACGCAAAAAACTAATGGCTAATCTCCTAAAAGAAATCGGGAAACCCGCTTCCTTAAAGCGCCTGGAAAAAACCATGCGGTTTACACTTCAACTGCCCAAAACAAAAAAAACCTAA
- a CDS encoding four helix bundle protein translates to MNKLNSFKDLKVWEKAHKLVLEIYRVTRCFPNYELYGLVSQMRRCVVSVASNIAEAFKRRGRDKFNFYNYAESSLEELKSQMLLSQDLKYMTEVDYLNLVELASEVNRMLSAWVKSLK, encoded by the coding sequence ATGAATAAATTAAATTCATTTAAAGATTTAAAAGTTTGGGAAAAAGCGCATAAGCTAGTCTTAGAAATTTATAGGGTTACTAGATGTTTTCCTAATTATGAACTTTACGGATTGGTATCTCAAATGAGAAGATGTGTTGTATCTGTCGCTTCTAATATTGCAGAAGCTTTTAAAAGACGAGGTCGTGATAAGTTCAATTTTTATAATTATGCCGAATCATCTTTGGAGGAGTTAAAATCTCAAATGTTATTAAGCCAAGACTTAAAATATATGACTGAAGTTGATTACTTAAACTTAGTTGAATTAGCTAGCGAAGTTAATCGTATGTTGTCAGCATGGGTCAAATCATTAAAATAA
- the lexA gene encoding transcriptional repressor LexA, with protein sequence MSLTKRQKEIIDFINEFTQDKGYSPSYREIGQHFGLSSTATVCEHIQTLQEKGYLKMDPNEARSIEIIDDNKAEAFLLNLAGLITAGEPIEAVEQNEKIAVPKDLVKDESKAFVLKVKGQSMIDEGIFDGDFVVVEKNPSPKNGQVVVALLDNTFATLKKFYKEANRIRLQPANSSMKPIFAKNVIVQGVVRAVIRKFSTI encoded by the coding sequence ATGTCACTAACCAAACGACAAAAAGAAATTATAGACTTCATCAACGAATTTACCCAAGACAAGGGCTATTCTCCGAGTTACCGGGAAATTGGCCAGCATTTTGGTTTGTCTTCAACTGCCACAGTCTGCGAGCATATTCAGACCTTGCAGGAAAAAGGCTATTTAAAAATGGATCCAAATGAAGCCAGGTCAATTGAAATTATTGATGATAATAAGGCAGAAGCTTTTTTATTAAATTTGGCTGGCTTAATTACTGCTGGTGAGCCAATTGAAGCAGTAGAACAAAATGAAAAAATAGCCGTGCCAAAAGATTTGGTAAAAGATGAGTCTAAAGCTTTTGTTTTGAAAGTCAAAGGCCAGTCAATGATTGATGAAGGTATTTTTGATGGTGATTTTGTAGTGGTTGAAAAAAATCCTAGCCCGAAAAATGGGCAAGTGGTAGTGGCTTTGCTTGATAATACCTTTGCCACCTTAAAAAAGTTTTACAAAGAAGCAAACAGAATCAGGTTGCAGCCGGCTAATTCCAGTATGAAACCAATTTTTGCCAAAAACGTTATAGTCCAGGGAGTAGTCAGAGCAGTTATTCGTAAATTTAGTACTATTTAA